The following proteins come from a genomic window of Larimichthys crocea isolate SSNF chromosome XV, L_crocea_2.0, whole genome shotgun sequence:
- the ribc1 gene encoding RIB43A-like with coiled-coils protein 1, which yields MHKVDLPVDQSTEKSVERRRSAETARKERIFNTRLRVMGLDLDALNQQVLEKKHQQNMEMQRDKAFDNLRKYHDDMLLLQDMNEKEKRAALHTDLTQYWATFQRVEDSRDADLKCGLKGAYRITDPKNKMGPASMQIFKGEDIGEEQKRREQMKETERDLRTQKEENERRLMRDKHREMLVSKELVRQDLMGVQLRSLEEECKKAERIALDNYNHALAAEREEKLKEQHKREEKENLAEMVHTLTSDMMTECAEAAEMEVEGGMPPRVLVDKWKGMSPEQLSAIHREREKQRLERQKQRDSEKAQDAAWELQLLKLSREAEEEERREAELRREKRFQTDRYNVQLAREQQANQEYLNKKLYTNRPTKEYFYQFNTSSR from the exons ATGCACAAAGTGGATTTGCCTGTAGATCAGTCCACAGAAAAGAGTGTGGAGAGGCGAAGGTCTGCAGAGACAGCACGCAAGGAACGGATCTTCAACACCAGGCTCCGTGTGATGGGCCTCGACCTTGATGCTCTCAATCAACAGGTCCTGgagaaaaaacatcagcaaaatATGGAGATGCAACGGGACAAAGCTTTTG ATAATCTGAGAAAGTACCACGATGACATGCTTCTGCTCCAGGACATGAATGAAAAGGAGAAACGAGCAGCTTTGCACACTGATTTGACCCAGTATTGGGCCACTTTTCAGCGTGTAGAGGACTCTCGTGATGCTGATCTCAAGTGTGGCCTGAAGGGGGCATACAGGATCACCGATCCAAAGAATAAGATGGGGCCTGCCAGTATGCAAATTTTCAAG GGAGAGGATATAGGAGAGGAGCAAAAGAGGAGGGAACAAatgaaggagacagaaagagatctGCGAACAcagaaggaagaaaatgagagaaggCTCATGAGAGACAAgcacagag aGATGCTCGTGAGCAAAGAGCTGGTGCGTCAGGACCTTATGGGGGTTCAGCTGCGCTCACTAGAGGAGGAGTGTAAGAAAGCTGAGCGCATCGCACTTGACAACTACAATCACGCTCTG GCTGCAGAGCgagaagagaaactgaaagagcagcacaagagagaggaaaaggagaatcTTGCAGAGATGGTCCACACACTGACATCCGATATGATGACAGAGTGTGCAGAGGCAGCGGAGATGGAGGTGGAAGGAGGGATGCCGCCCCGGGTTCTCGTAGACAAGTGGAAGGGAATGAGCCCTGAGCAGCTGAGCGCCAtccacagggagagagaaaaacaacgtCTTGAGAGACAG AAGCAGCGTGATTCTGAGAAGGCTCAAGATGCAGCTTGGGAACTCCAACTCCTGAAGCTGTCAagggaagcagaggaggaggagaggagagaagcggagctgaggagagaaaaaaggtttCAAACAGACCGCTACAATGTGCAGCTGGCCAGAGAGCAGCAGGCAAA TCAGGAGTACCTGAACAAGAAGCTATACACCAACAGACCCACCAAGGAGTACTTTTATCAATTCAACACCAGCTCCCGCTGA